A stretch of Paenibacillus sp. URB8-2 DNA encodes these proteins:
- the proS gene encoding proline--tRNA ligase, giving the protein MSKDKQFVTEITPQGEDFSRWYIDVIKKADLMDYSPVRGCIVFKPDGFEIWEHIQEEMNRRFKETGHRNAYFPLFIPESFFQKEKEHVEGFNPELPWVTEAGGDKLEERLAIRPTSETMIGHMYSKWIQSYRDLPVLINQWANVVRWEKRTLPFIRTSEFLWQEGHTAHENEAEAREETMQMLEIYRDFVEGYLAIPVITGQKTPSERFAGAVDTYSIEAMMKDGRAVQAGTSHYLGTKFAVAFEIQYLSRDNNLEYVHTTSWGTSTRMIGSMIMVHGDDRGLALPPKVAPTQVIMIPIGPPKTREAVIARTDELFKELKSAGIRVRVDDRSDVTPGWKFNEYEMRGVPVRLELGPRDMENGVCVLVSRISGEKKIVQQDRLVEEVETMLLQVHNEMFERALKFREEHFYSVETLDEMKAAMEEKRGFALAGWCGDDACEAQVKEETGATSRNIPFEPGETKKTCICCGKPAQHTVVFAKAY; this is encoded by the coding sequence ATGTCAAAAGATAAGCAGTTTGTTACGGAAATAACGCCGCAGGGCGAAGATTTCTCGCGTTGGTATATCGATGTCATCAAGAAAGCCGATCTGATGGATTACTCCCCGGTGCGCGGCTGCATCGTGTTCAAGCCGGACGGCTTCGAAATTTGGGAGCACATCCAGGAAGAGATGAACCGCCGATTCAAGGAAACGGGGCATCGCAACGCCTATTTCCCATTGTTTATCCCGGAAAGCTTTTTCCAAAAGGAGAAAGAGCATGTCGAGGGCTTCAACCCGGAGCTGCCGTGGGTAACGGAAGCTGGCGGCGATAAGCTGGAAGAGCGGCTGGCTATCCGGCCGACCTCCGAAACGATGATTGGACATATGTATTCCAAGTGGATTCAGTCATACCGTGACCTGCCGGTTCTCATTAATCAGTGGGCGAACGTCGTCCGTTGGGAAAAGCGGACGCTGCCCTTCATCCGCACAAGCGAATTCTTGTGGCAGGAAGGACATACAGCGCATGAGAACGAGGCTGAAGCGCGTGAAGAAACGATGCAGATGCTTGAAATCTACCGCGATTTTGTAGAAGGCTATTTGGCGATTCCGGTCATTACCGGACAGAAGACGCCTTCCGAGCGCTTTGCCGGAGCGGTGGATACGTACTCGATCGAGGCGATGATGAAGGATGGACGCGCCGTTCAGGCGGGAACCTCCCATTACCTCGGCACCAAGTTTGCTGTGGCATTCGAGATTCAGTACCTCAGTCGCGATAACAATCTGGAATATGTGCATACGACTTCGTGGGGGACAAGCACGCGTATGATCGGTTCGATGATTATGGTGCACGGTGATGACCGCGGTCTCGCCCTGCCGCCTAAAGTGGCGCCGACGCAGGTGATTATGATTCCAATTGGTCCTCCGAAGACGCGGGAAGCGGTCATTGCCCGGACGGACGAGCTGTTTAAGGAATTGAAATCGGCAGGCATCCGAGTGCGCGTTGATGACCGCTCCGATGTAACGCCAGGCTGGAAATTTAATGAATATGAAATGCGCGGTGTGCCGGTCAGACTGGAGCTTGGGCCTCGTGACATGGAGAACGGTGTCTGCGTGCTCGTCTCCCGGATCAGCGGAGAGAAGAAAATCGTTCAGCAGGACCGCTTAGTAGAAGAAGTAGAGACCATGCTGCTGCAGGTTCATAACGAAATGTTCGAACGTGCGCTCAAGTTCCGAGAGGAACATTTCTATTCCGTCGAGACGCTGGATGAAATGAAAGCGGCAATGGAAGAGAAACGCGGCTTTGCGCTGGCCGGCTGGTGCGGCGACGATGCGTGTGAAGCACAAGTGAAGGAAGAGACGGGAGCAACGAGCCGCAATATTCCTTTTGAACCCGGCGAAACGAAGAAGACATGTATCTGCTGCGGCAAACCGGCACAGCATACGGTCGTGTTCGCCAAAGCGTACTAA
- the rseP gene encoding RIP metalloprotease RseP, with product MEMVQVVFLTVLMFFVLVTVHEWGHYYFAKRAGILVREFAIGFGPKLFSYKRNETQFTLRLLPFGGYARMAGEDPEVIEIAAGQTIAVRIGSGNVVKNIYLDQLDTRRNVIRGEAQHADLENDLQIKLDVDGEVTTYSVHPQAMIVKGSQQIQIAPKNRQFGSKTVGQRALAIVAGPVMNFLLAFILFGVFIQMAGVAVENPSYVLIGEVSEGMPAETAGLQKGDIVYSINGENIGADYKKMISLTSASEGKAMEWTIKRDDQLINVTMTPRGMEGQEGGKVGITPELPTRHATIGETLSLSGKMMVTTTEQIFIGFKQIINQFNMDDLSGPVGTFKLTGQIAQQGIVYLTHWTAILSLYLGIFNLLPIPALDGSRLVFLGVEALRGKPVDPNREGMVHFVGFAMLFLLMIAVTYNDILRLISG from the coding sequence TTGGAAATGGTTCAAGTCGTTTTTTTGACGGTGCTTATGTTCTTCGTACTGGTTACGGTACATGAATGGGGACATTATTATTTTGCCAAACGCGCCGGGATTCTTGTAAGAGAATTTGCTATCGGTTTCGGTCCGAAACTGTTTTCCTATAAACGCAATGAAACCCAGTTTACACTCCGCTTGCTTCCGTTCGGAGGATACGCGCGGATGGCCGGAGAAGATCCCGAAGTAATCGAAATTGCAGCCGGGCAGACCATAGCGGTGCGGATAGGCAGCGGCAATGTCGTGAAGAACATTTATCTCGACCAGCTGGATACTCGCAGAAACGTCATCCGCGGCGAGGCGCAGCATGCGGACCTTGAGAACGATCTTCAGATTAAGCTGGATGTGGATGGGGAAGTTACGACCTATTCCGTACATCCTCAAGCCATGATAGTCAAGGGCAGCCAGCAAATTCAGATCGCTCCTAAAAATCGGCAGTTCGGCAGCAAAACCGTCGGACAGCGTGCGCTTGCTATTGTGGCAGGACCCGTAATGAACTTTCTGCTGGCCTTCATCCTTTTCGGCGTTTTCATTCAGATGGCCGGCGTTGCGGTAGAGAACCCATCCTATGTGCTGATCGGCGAGGTCTCTGAGGGCATGCCTGCGGAAACTGCGGGACTTCAGAAAGGCGATATCGTCTATTCGATTAATGGCGAGAACATAGGGGCGGATTATAAGAAGATGATCAGCCTGACTTCCGCATCCGAAGGAAAAGCAATGGAATGGACCATTAAACGCGACGATCAGTTGATCAATGTAACGATGACGCCTCGCGGCATGGAAGGGCAGGAGGGCGGCAAAGTTGGGATTACACCGGAGCTTCCGACCCGTCATGCAACAATAGGCGAAACACTCAGCCTTTCGGGCAAAATGATGGTCACCACGACAGAACAGATTTTCATCGGATTCAAACAGATTATTAACCAGTTTAATATGGACGATCTCAGCGGGCCCGTCGGCACCTTCAAGCTGACCGGCCAAATTGCCCAGCAGGGTATCGTGTACTTGACCCACTGGACGGCCATACTCAGCCTGTATCTCGGCATCTTCAATTTGCTCCCGATACCGGCGCTTGATGGAAGCCGGCTCGTGTTCCTTGGCGTGGAGGCGCTGCGCGGCAAACCGGTTGATCCCAACCGGGAAGGCATGGTTCATTTCGTCGGCTTCGCGATGCTGTTTCTGCTGATGATCGCCGTTACCTATAACGATATTTTGCGCCTGATTAGCGGTTAA